The Shewanella sp. KX20019 genome window below encodes:
- a CDS encoding lipid A deacylase LpxR family protein — protein MLKIIRPLFVLILSSVTYVALAEETPLRQNSWGQFIFENDAFGVLEPTDDGYSNGVGYAWGKAPIASFDDIDMPEWVRWSSDWTYINQGDKGNYTLSYAIVQGMFTPSDLDTDQLILDDRPYAGVLLWQVKLRQFDNNIATSLMLDVGVVGPASLAEQTQSLIHGVIDARNPQGWDHQLENEPVFRIESEYLHRFARLALSNQIATDVSFYSQAGIGNLRSDAGFGLTFRVGSGLDETYASINPTASHSANPYGYMSDRGFNWMFYMSAYGSYVLNDITIDGNTFKDSHSVELIHEQGQLSMGFAMRWGSWGILFATLRGSPQHEGQISDTNYGAASISYHY, from the coding sequence GTGCTAAAAATTATTCGTCCATTATTTGTTCTTATACTCTCCTCTGTTACCTATGTTGCTTTAGCTGAAGAAACACCTCTTCGGCAAAATAGTTGGGGGCAGTTCATTTTTGAAAATGATGCTTTCGGTGTGCTTGAGCCAACCGATGACGGCTACAGTAACGGTGTGGGTTACGCGTGGGGAAAGGCACCAATCGCCAGCTTTGATGATATTGATATGCCAGAGTGGGTGCGATGGAGCAGCGATTGGACCTATATTAATCAGGGAGATAAAGGCAACTATACTCTCAGCTATGCCATCGTTCAGGGAATGTTTACCCCATCTGATCTAGATACGGATCAATTAATCCTTGATGATAGGCCGTACGCTGGCGTGTTACTTTGGCAGGTCAAATTACGCCAGTTCGATAATAACATTGCGACCAGCTTAATGCTTGATGTCGGTGTCGTTGGTCCGGCTTCATTAGCTGAGCAAACACAAAGTCTCATTCATGGTGTTATTGATGCTAGAAACCCTCAAGGCTGGGACCATCAACTTGAGAACGAGCCTGTATTTCGTATAGAGTCTGAGTATTTACATCGTTTCGCGCGGCTAGCACTCTCTAACCAGATAGCCACCGATGTGAGTTTCTACAGTCAGGCTGGTATTGGTAATTTGCGCAGCGACGCAGGCTTTGGATTAACGTTTAGAGTCGGTAGCGGACTAGATGAAACCTACGCTAGCATCAATCCTACGGCTTCCCATAGCGCCAACCCCTACGGCTATATGTCTGATAGAGGGTTTAATTGGATGTTCTATATGTCAGCATACGGTAGCTACGTACTCAATGACATCACTATTGATGGCAATACCTTTAAAGATAGTCACTCAGTAGAGCTTATTCATGAGCAAGGCCAGCTGAGTATGGGGTTTGCGATGCGTTGGGGCAGTTGGGGAATTCTATTTGCAACACTTCGTGGCAGTCCGCAGCATGAGGGGCAAATCTCAGACACTAACTATGGTGCCGCCAGTATTAGTTACCATTATTAG